The following are from one region of the Dreissena polymorpha isolate Duluth1 chromosome 2, UMN_Dpol_1.0, whole genome shotgun sequence genome:
- the LOC127865775 gene encoding interferon regulatory factor 2-like isoform X1, translating to MVVPFIITVFLIPQQSQRMAPKRPTERQCMRDWLIDKLESGEFRGLRWRDRKEKIFSIKWFHGSRHGYSEKESAVFEAWAVHTGRRDNSDARRWKANFRCAIKSLKAIQELDSSITKGQNAVRIFRFLDTPAPRRRANNQNSRSTDSGHSSGPLDKSPTNSHADSGIFDESDETNDASTSCADGDIVTNETNAAVTEPFVTGNNGWPTDPVTIATHASPSPVAHTSYNAVSTNAAFTSASICNDKYNAEYHTAGHDVGDFDVTGSYVSTALPMFEEICPGITKIDVSERRSKAVTSFPIYEYGKDHIIRRHLCGFKVELGCAAPLATTAIPVSSSHSQPDVSSSMETVGGYDKSSDDDESQSSQAPEADIDLTYVANEIIIYHS from the exons ATGGTCGTTCCATTCATAATCACAGTC TTCCTTATCCCACAACAAAGCCAGCGAATGGCGCCGAAGAGACCTACAGAGCGTCAGTGCATGAGGGATTGGTTAATAGACAAGTTGGAGTCGGGCGAGTTCCGGGGTCTGCGCTGGCGGGACCGGAAGGAGAAGATTTTCAGCATCAAGTGGTTCCATGGTTCCCGGCACGGCTATAGCGAGAAAGAGTCGGCTGTGTTCGAAGCTTGGGCAGTACATACTG GACGTCGAGATAACAGCGACGCCAGACGGTGGAAAGCCAACTTCCGGTGCGCAATAAAATCACTGAAGGCCATCCAAGAGCTTGACAGTTCCATTACCAAAGGCCAGAACGCTGTTAGAATCTTCCGGTTCCTTGATACTCCCGCACCTAGGAGGCGCGCTAACAACCAGAACTCGCGGAGTACTGATAGCGGCCATAGTTCCGGTCCTTTAGACAAATCACCGACGAACAGCCACGCTGACTCTGGGATTTTTGACGAAAGTGACGAAACCAATGACGCCAGCACATCTTGTGCGGATGGCGATATTGTCACG AATGAGACCAATGCTGCCGTAACCGAGCCTTTTGTTACTGGCAACAACGGATGGCCGACAGATCCCGTAACAATTGCAACGCATGCTAGCCCTTCCCCTGTGGCCCATACGAGTTATAATGCGGTCTCTACAAACGCGGCGTTTACATCTGCAAGTATTTGCAACGACAAATACAACGCCGAATATCACACCGCCGGACATGACGTCGGAGACTTTGACGTCACAGGAAGTTACGTTTCTACGGCATTACCGATGTTTGAGGAGATTTGTCCTGGCATTACAAAAATAG ATGTTTCCGAACGGAGATCGAAAGCTGTGACGTCATTTCCGATATATG AGTATGGAAAGGACCACATCATTCGTCGCCATCTTTGCGGATTCAAAGTGGAACTAGGTTGCGCGGCGCCTCTAGCGACGACAGCAATCCCTGTGTCGTCATCACACTCGCAGCCGGATGTGAGTTCATCCATGGAAACGGTTGGAGGTTATGACAAATCAAGCGACGACGATG AATCCCAGTCCAGTCAGGCGCCAGAAGCTGACATTGATCTG ACCTATGTTGCCAATGAAATCATCATCTATCATTCGTAG
- the LOC127865775 gene encoding interferon regulatory factor 2-like isoform X3, with the protein MVVPFIITVFLIPQQSQRMAPKRPTERQCMRDWLIDKLESGEFRGLRWRDRKEKIFSIKWFHGSRHGYSEKESAVFEAWAVHTGRRDNSDARRWKANFRCAIKSLKAIQELDSSITKGQNAVRIFRFLDTPAPRRRANNQNSRSTDSGHSSGPLDKSPTNSHADSGIFDESDETNDASTSCADGDIVTNETNAAVTEPFVTGNNGWPTDPVTIATHASPSPVAHTSYNAVSTNAAFTSASICNDKYNAEYHTAGHDVGDFDVTGSYVSTALPMFEEICPGITKIEYGKDHIIRRHLCGFKVELGCAAPLATTAIPVSSSHSQPDVSSSMETVGGYDKSSDDDESQSSQAPEADIDLTYVANEIIIYHS; encoded by the exons ATGGTCGTTCCATTCATAATCACAGTC TTCCTTATCCCACAACAAAGCCAGCGAATGGCGCCGAAGAGACCTACAGAGCGTCAGTGCATGAGGGATTGGTTAATAGACAAGTTGGAGTCGGGCGAGTTCCGGGGTCTGCGCTGGCGGGACCGGAAGGAGAAGATTTTCAGCATCAAGTGGTTCCATGGTTCCCGGCACGGCTATAGCGAGAAAGAGTCGGCTGTGTTCGAAGCTTGGGCAGTACATACTG GACGTCGAGATAACAGCGACGCCAGACGGTGGAAAGCCAACTTCCGGTGCGCAATAAAATCACTGAAGGCCATCCAAGAGCTTGACAGTTCCATTACCAAAGGCCAGAACGCTGTTAGAATCTTCCGGTTCCTTGATACTCCCGCACCTAGGAGGCGCGCTAACAACCAGAACTCGCGGAGTACTGATAGCGGCCATAGTTCCGGTCCTTTAGACAAATCACCGACGAACAGCCACGCTGACTCTGGGATTTTTGACGAAAGTGACGAAACCAATGACGCCAGCACATCTTGTGCGGATGGCGATATTGTCACG AATGAGACCAATGCTGCCGTAACCGAGCCTTTTGTTACTGGCAACAACGGATGGCCGACAGATCCCGTAACAATTGCAACGCATGCTAGCCCTTCCCCTGTGGCCCATACGAGTTATAATGCGGTCTCTACAAACGCGGCGTTTACATCTGCAAGTATTTGCAACGACAAATACAACGCCGAATATCACACCGCCGGACATGACGTCGGAGACTTTGACGTCACAGGAAGTTACGTTTCTACGGCATTACCGATGTTTGAGGAGATTTGTCCTGGCATTACAAAAATAG AGTATGGAAAGGACCACATCATTCGTCGCCATCTTTGCGGATTCAAAGTGGAACTAGGTTGCGCGGCGCCTCTAGCGACGACAGCAATCCCTGTGTCGTCATCACACTCGCAGCCGGATGTGAGTTCATCCATGGAAACGGTTGGAGGTTATGACAAATCAAGCGACGACGATG AATCCCAGTCCAGTCAGGCGCCAGAAGCTGACATTGATCTG ACCTATGTTGCCAATGAAATCATCATCTATCATTCGTAG
- the LOC127865775 gene encoding interferon regulatory factor 2-like isoform X2: protein MFLIPQQSQRMAPKRPTERQCMRDWLIDKLESGEFRGLRWRDRKEKIFSIKWFHGSRHGYSEKESAVFEAWAVHTGRRDNSDARRWKANFRCAIKSLKAIQELDSSITKGQNAVRIFRFLDTPAPRRRANNQNSRSTDSGHSSGPLDKSPTNSHADSGIFDESDETNDASTSCADGDIVTNETNAAVTEPFVTGNNGWPTDPVTIATHASPSPVAHTSYNAVSTNAAFTSASICNDKYNAEYHTAGHDVGDFDVTGSYVSTALPMFEEICPGITKIDVSERRSKAVTSFPIYEYGKDHIIRRHLCGFKVELGCAAPLATTAIPVSSSHSQPDVSSSMETVGGYDKSSDDDESQSSQAPEADIDLTYVANEIIIYHS from the exons ATG TTCCTTATCCCACAACAAAGCCAGCGAATGGCGCCGAAGAGACCTACAGAGCGTCAGTGCATGAGGGATTGGTTAATAGACAAGTTGGAGTCGGGCGAGTTCCGGGGTCTGCGCTGGCGGGACCGGAAGGAGAAGATTTTCAGCATCAAGTGGTTCCATGGTTCCCGGCACGGCTATAGCGAGAAAGAGTCGGCTGTGTTCGAAGCTTGGGCAGTACATACTG GACGTCGAGATAACAGCGACGCCAGACGGTGGAAAGCCAACTTCCGGTGCGCAATAAAATCACTGAAGGCCATCCAAGAGCTTGACAGTTCCATTACCAAAGGCCAGAACGCTGTTAGAATCTTCCGGTTCCTTGATACTCCCGCACCTAGGAGGCGCGCTAACAACCAGAACTCGCGGAGTACTGATAGCGGCCATAGTTCCGGTCCTTTAGACAAATCACCGACGAACAGCCACGCTGACTCTGGGATTTTTGACGAAAGTGACGAAACCAATGACGCCAGCACATCTTGTGCGGATGGCGATATTGTCACG AATGAGACCAATGCTGCCGTAACCGAGCCTTTTGTTACTGGCAACAACGGATGGCCGACAGATCCCGTAACAATTGCAACGCATGCTAGCCCTTCCCCTGTGGCCCATACGAGTTATAATGCGGTCTCTACAAACGCGGCGTTTACATCTGCAAGTATTTGCAACGACAAATACAACGCCGAATATCACACCGCCGGACATGACGTCGGAGACTTTGACGTCACAGGAAGTTACGTTTCTACGGCATTACCGATGTTTGAGGAGATTTGTCCTGGCATTACAAAAATAG ATGTTTCCGAACGGAGATCGAAAGCTGTGACGTCATTTCCGATATATG AGTATGGAAAGGACCACATCATTCGTCGCCATCTTTGCGGATTCAAAGTGGAACTAGGTTGCGCGGCGCCTCTAGCGACGACAGCAATCCCTGTGTCGTCATCACACTCGCAGCCGGATGTGAGTTCATCCATGGAAACGGTTGGAGGTTATGACAAATCAAGCGACGACGATG AATCCCAGTCCAGTCAGGCGCCAGAAGCTGACATTGATCTG ACCTATGTTGCCAATGAAATCATCATCTATCATTCGTAG
- the LOC127865775 gene encoding interferon regulatory factor 2-like isoform X4 has translation MAPKRPTERQCMRDWLIDKLESGEFRGLRWRDRKEKIFSIKWFHGSRHGYSEKESAVFEAWAVHTGRRDNSDARRWKANFRCAIKSLKAIQELDSSITKGQNAVRIFRFLDTPAPRRRANNQNSRSTDSGHSSGPLDKSPTNSHADSGIFDESDETNDASTSCADGDIVTNETNAAVTEPFVTGNNGWPTDPVTIATHASPSPVAHTSYNAVSTNAAFTSASICNDKYNAEYHTAGHDVGDFDVTGSYVSTALPMFEEICPGITKIDVSERRSKAVTSFPIYEYGKDHIIRRHLCGFKVELGCAAPLATTAIPVSSSHSQPDVSSSMETVGGYDKSSDDDESQSSQAPEADIDLTYVANEIIIYHS, from the exons ATGGCGCCGAAGAGACCTACAGAGCGTCAGTGCATGAGGGATTGGTTAATAGACAAGTTGGAGTCGGGCGAGTTCCGGGGTCTGCGCTGGCGGGACCGGAAGGAGAAGATTTTCAGCATCAAGTGGTTCCATGGTTCCCGGCACGGCTATAGCGAGAAAGAGTCGGCTGTGTTCGAAGCTTGGGCAGTACATACTG GACGTCGAGATAACAGCGACGCCAGACGGTGGAAAGCCAACTTCCGGTGCGCAATAAAATCACTGAAGGCCATCCAAGAGCTTGACAGTTCCATTACCAAAGGCCAGAACGCTGTTAGAATCTTCCGGTTCCTTGATACTCCCGCACCTAGGAGGCGCGCTAACAACCAGAACTCGCGGAGTACTGATAGCGGCCATAGTTCCGGTCCTTTAGACAAATCACCGACGAACAGCCACGCTGACTCTGGGATTTTTGACGAAAGTGACGAAACCAATGACGCCAGCACATCTTGTGCGGATGGCGATATTGTCACG AATGAGACCAATGCTGCCGTAACCGAGCCTTTTGTTACTGGCAACAACGGATGGCCGACAGATCCCGTAACAATTGCAACGCATGCTAGCCCTTCCCCTGTGGCCCATACGAGTTATAATGCGGTCTCTACAAACGCGGCGTTTACATCTGCAAGTATTTGCAACGACAAATACAACGCCGAATATCACACCGCCGGACATGACGTCGGAGACTTTGACGTCACAGGAAGTTACGTTTCTACGGCATTACCGATGTTTGAGGAGATTTGTCCTGGCATTACAAAAATAG ATGTTTCCGAACGGAGATCGAAAGCTGTGACGTCATTTCCGATATATG AGTATGGAAAGGACCACATCATTCGTCGCCATCTTTGCGGATTCAAAGTGGAACTAGGTTGCGCGGCGCCTCTAGCGACGACAGCAATCCCTGTGTCGTCATCACACTCGCAGCCGGATGTGAGTTCATCCATGGAAACGGTTGGAGGTTATGACAAATCAAGCGACGACGATG AATCCCAGTCCAGTCAGGCGCCAGAAGCTGACATTGATCTG ACCTATGTTGCCAATGAAATCATCATCTATCATTCGTAG